One genomic segment of Brevibacillus laterosporus LMG 15441 includes these proteins:
- a CDS encoding pyruvate, water dikinase regulatory protein: MNTQLIYVVSDSIGETAEFVVRAVASQFNGKTVDIHKYPYMEDKESIDEVILSAKESKALVVFTLVVPELKTYILEQANKHQVPIVDVMGPLLTIMEDLLQTKQSGKPGLVRKLDEDYFRKVEAIEFAVKYDDGRDPRGLLRADVVLIGVSRTSKTPLSMYLANKRLKVANVPLVPEVEPPEELFLLPAEKCIGLTINSDQLNGIRTERLKALGLTAQANYATMDRIETELEYSRKIMERVGCPVIDVSIKAVEETANIILDIIRRNKLKARR, translated from the coding sequence ATGAATACCCAATTAATTTATGTCGTATCGGATTCAATTGGAGAAACAGCAGAATTTGTCGTAAGGGCAGTAGCAAGTCAATTTAACGGTAAAACGGTAGATATTCACAAGTATCCGTACATGGAGGATAAAGAGTCCATTGACGAAGTTATCCTCTCCGCCAAAGAATCAAAGGCTCTGGTGGTCTTTACTCTCGTTGTTCCTGAACTAAAAACGTATATTTTGGAACAGGCCAACAAACATCAGGTACCCATTGTGGATGTAATGGGTCCGTTGCTGACCATTATGGAAGATCTACTCCAGACAAAACAATCCGGAAAGCCTGGATTAGTACGTAAATTGGATGAAGATTATTTCCGAAAAGTGGAAGCCATCGAGTTCGCTGTAAAATACGATGATGGCAGAGACCCTCGTGGTTTACTTCGGGCAGATGTTGTACTAATTGGGGTTTCGCGTACGTCAAAAACCCCATTGTCCATGTACTTGGCTAACAAACGCTTGAAGGTAGCAAATGTACCTTTGGTTCCAGAGGTTGAGCCGCCAGAGGAATTGTTCTTACTGCCGGCGGAAAAATGTATTGGACTTACCATAAATTCAGATCAATTAAACGGGATTCGTACCGAGCGGTTAAAAGCATTAGGTCTAACTGCCCAAGCGAATTATGCAACAATGGATCGAATTGAAACAGAATTGGAATACTCAAGAAAAATCATGGAACGCGTAGGTTGTCCCGTGATTGATGTTTCTATCAAAGCGGTTGAAGAAACAGCTAATATTATCCTTGACATTATTCGACGTAATAAACTTAAAGCACGCCGATAA
- a CDS encoding tRNA (adenine(22)-N(1))-methyltransferase, whose protein sequence is MTLTISKRLQTIAAYCPKDALVADIGSDHALLASYLLVNNQARFVIAGELNEGPYQAALRQIATLTAKDRASVRKGDGLAVLAPNEAEVICIAGMGGQLIASILEAGLDKLGKVQRLILQPNVGEDILRKWLYDHGYQLVAEDIVEEDGIIYEVLVAEPGNPDKPYQSDKWSQAELMEIGPFLLQQQSPILLTKWKSELEKWEKIKARMMASTRAETQEKLSEIEDKIIWIKGVLTCLQTDKPSYN, encoded by the coding sequence ATGACATTAACTATTTCTAAACGCTTACAAACAATTGCAGCATATTGCCCCAAAGATGCGCTTGTAGCTGATATTGGATCGGACCACGCCCTGCTGGCTTCCTATTTATTAGTCAATAATCAGGCTCGCTTTGTAATAGCAGGGGAATTAAATGAAGGACCATATCAAGCAGCACTTCGTCAAATTGCAACGTTAACAGCAAAAGATAGAGCTTCTGTTCGCAAAGGAGATGGCTTAGCTGTTTTGGCTCCAAATGAGGCAGAGGTCATTTGCATTGCCGGAATGGGTGGCCAATTAATCGCTTCTATTTTGGAAGCCGGCCTTGATAAATTAGGAAAAGTACAGCGTTTGATCCTTCAACCAAATGTTGGAGAAGATATACTGCGTAAATGGCTATATGACCATGGTTATCAATTAGTAGCTGAGGATATTGTAGAGGAAGATGGCATTATTTACGAAGTGCTGGTAGCTGAACCAGGCAATCCAGATAAGCCATATCAATCAGATAAATGGAGTCAAGCAGAGCTAATGGAAATCGGGCCTTTTTTATTGCAGCAACAATCACCGATTTTGCTCACAAAATGGAAGTCTGAATTAGAAAAATGGGAAAAAATCAAAGCGCGCATGATGGCATCCACTCGTGCGGAAACACAGGAAAAACTGTCGGAAATTGAGGATAAAATTATTTGGATTAAAGGAGTTTTGACATGCTTGCAAACGGACAAACCATCATACAATTAG
- a CDS encoding Nif3-like dinuclear metal center hexameric protein — protein MLANGQTIIQLVERLAPKSLAMEWDKIGLQVGTLQKPVQKVMTALDVNEEVVEEAIQKGVSLIIAHHPVIFRPLKHLRTDLPAGRLLAKLLAHDIAVYSMHTNLDVANGGLNDWLAEELELQQTEILDVTYQDELKKLVTFVPKSHREQVFQAMANAGAGHIGQYSHCSFQIEGTGTFLPLEGTTPFIGEQGKVEHVDEVRIETVIKSSQQASVIKAMKAAHPYDEVAYDIYPLDLPPFTLGLGRIGKLAEPMTLEEYAQFVKRKLGLEGVRIVGSKDRLVKKVAVLGGSGGSYLLKAAFRGADVMVTGDVGYHEAQDAFVEGLSIIDAGHNIEKIMKPRLASFIQEKLQEQKYKTEVIASEVHTDPFQYL, from the coding sequence ATGCTTGCAAACGGACAAACCATCATACAATTAGTGGAGAGACTAGCGCCAAAATCCCTAGCGATGGAATGGGATAAGATCGGATTGCAAGTCGGGACACTGCAAAAGCCTGTACAGAAGGTAATGACAGCGTTGGATGTAAATGAAGAGGTGGTTGAAGAGGCGATTCAAAAAGGGGTTTCGCTTATAATTGCTCACCATCCTGTGATATTCCGCCCCTTAAAGCATTTGCGCACTGATTTGCCGGCTGGCCGCTTGTTAGCAAAGTTGCTGGCTCACGATATCGCTGTCTACAGCATGCATACGAATTTAGATGTCGCAAATGGAGGTTTGAATGATTGGCTTGCAGAAGAATTGGAATTACAACAAACCGAAATTCTAGATGTAACTTATCAGGATGAGCTGAAAAAGCTAGTAACCTTTGTACCAAAATCGCATCGTGAACAAGTGTTCCAGGCTATGGCGAATGCAGGTGCTGGTCATATTGGACAATACAGTCACTGTAGCTTCCAGATTGAGGGGACAGGTACTTTTTTACCACTTGAAGGCACGACTCCTTTCATTGGGGAACAGGGAAAAGTGGAGCATGTAGATGAGGTTCGAATTGAAACGGTTATAAAAAGTAGTCAGCAAGCTTCTGTGATTAAGGCTATGAAAGCGGCGCACCCCTACGATGAGGTAGCATATGATATCTATCCTCTTGACCTACCACCATTTACGCTTGGACTTGGGAGAATTGGCAAACTGGCCGAACCTATGACGTTAGAGGAGTATGCCCAATTTGTCAAAAGGAAGCTTGGTTTAGAAGGAGTTCGTATAGTCGGTTCTAAGGATCGTCTCGTGAAAAAGGTAGCAGTTCTGGGAGGTAGCGGCGGTTCTTATTTGTTAAAAGCTGCTTTTCGTGGTGCAGATGTAATGGTAACTGGCGATGTCGGCTATCATGAAGCGCAGGACGCTTTCGTGGAAGGACTATCAATAATTGATGCTGGTCATAACATCGAAAAGATCATGAAGCCAAGATTAGCTAGTTTTATACAAGAAAAGCTACAGGAACAGAAATATAAAACCGAAGTAATTGCCTCAGAGGTTCATACAGACCCGTTTCAATACCTCTAA
- the era gene encoding GTPase Era has translation MDNQKKKETFKSGFVSIIGRPNVGKSTLLNQVVGQKVAIMSNKPQTTRNQIRAVYTSDKGQFIFIDTPGIHKAKSKLGDYMVAAAENTLNEVDLVLFVIDATEKRGAGEEYILERLKKVNTPVFLVINKIDQIHPEELLPLIDEYRKHHDFKQIVPISALQGNNTDALLQSILLEMPEGPMYYPADQVTDHPERFIVAELIREKVLHLTREEIPHSIAVTVEEMKRGENGKTLYIYAAIYVERDSQKGILIGKRGDMLKEISKRARMDMERLLGEKIFLEVWVKVKKDWRNQERMLRNFGFYEEK, from the coding sequence TTGGATAATCAAAAAAAGAAAGAAACGTTTAAATCAGGATTTGTCTCAATTATTGGCCGTCCCAATGTAGGGAAATCCACATTATTAAATCAGGTTGTTGGACAAAAGGTTGCCATCATGTCCAATAAACCGCAAACGACACGAAATCAGATTCGTGCTGTGTATACCTCTGACAAAGGTCAATTCATTTTTATTGATACACCGGGTATTCATAAAGCGAAGTCCAAATTGGGCGATTATATGGTAGCGGCTGCCGAAAATACACTTAATGAGGTAGACTTGGTACTGTTTGTCATTGATGCGACGGAGAAACGCGGGGCAGGGGAAGAGTATATTCTTGAGCGTTTGAAAAAGGTTAATACTCCTGTCTTCTTGGTTATAAACAAAATTGATCAAATTCATCCAGAAGAATTGCTTCCTTTAATTGATGAATATCGAAAGCATCATGATTTTAAACAAATTGTTCCTATTTCTGCTTTGCAGGGTAACAACACTGATGCCCTACTGCAATCCATTTTGCTGGAGATGCCAGAGGGGCCGATGTATTATCCAGCAGATCAAGTAACGGATCATCCAGAGCGCTTTATCGTAGCGGAGTTGATTCGTGAAAAGGTTCTTCATCTGACGCGGGAAGAAATTCCTCATTCCATTGCTGTAACGGTGGAAGAGATGAAGCGCGGAGAAAATGGCAAAACATTATACATTTATGCTGCCATCTACGTGGAGCGTGATTCTCAAAAAGGAATTTTGATCGGCAAAAGAGGGGACATGCTAAAAGAAATTTCCAAACGTGCACGGATGGACATGGAGCGTTTATTAGGAGAGAAAATCTTTTTAGAAGTATGGGTCAAAGTAAAGAAAGATTGGCGTAATCAGGAAAGGATGCTTCGTAATTTTGGTTTTTATGAAGAAAAATAA
- the recO gene encoding DNA repair protein RecO → MLVKWEGIVIRSVDYGESSKVVTLYTREYGKVGVMAKGAKKPRSRLAAVSQLFTHGYYLCKRGTGTGMPELTQGDILHSFKDLRQDLMLTAYSAYMAEMLDRLTEEREPNPYLFQLLFHTLQYLDEGKDAEILCRIFESKMLVLAGIRPHVESCISCGAEGEPYTFSITQGGLLCQRCTHTDPYSFHILPATWKLLRLFLLFPLERLGEIEVKTSTRNQLRLLLHRYLDQHIDLHLKSRNFLEQMERLEFSDGFDKA, encoded by the coding sequence ATGCTTGTAAAGTGGGAAGGTATTGTCATCCGTAGTGTTGATTACGGAGAAAGTAGTAAAGTGGTTACGCTTTACACTAGGGAATACGGTAAGGTCGGGGTAATGGCAAAGGGGGCAAAAAAACCTCGAAGTCGCCTGGCCGCCGTATCTCAATTGTTTACACATGGATACTATCTATGTAAAAGAGGAACAGGGACAGGAATGCCGGAGCTCACACAAGGGGATATTCTTCACTCTTTTAAGGATCTCCGTCAGGATTTAATGCTGACTGCCTACTCTGCTTATATGGCAGAAATGCTAGATCGCTTGACAGAGGAGCGTGAGCCCAATCCTTACCTGTTCCAATTATTATTCCATACCCTTCAGTATTTGGATGAAGGCAAGGATGCGGAAATTCTTTGCCGTATTTTTGAAAGTAAAATGCTGGTTCTCGCAGGAATACGTCCGCATGTTGAAAGCTGCATTTCCTGTGGGGCAGAGGGCGAGCCTTACACATTTAGTATTACACAAGGCGGTCTTTTATGTCAGAGATGTACACATACTGATCCTTATTCATTTCATATTTTACCAGCCACATGGAAATTATTACGGCTGTTTTTATTATTCCCTCTCGAACGTTTAGGTGAGATTGAAGTAAAAACATCTACGCGAAATCAACTAAGGCTTTTACTGCATAGATATCTAGATCAGCATATTGACCTGCATCTTAAAAGCCGAAACTTTCTAGAACAAATGGAACGTCTAGAGTTTTCAGATGGATTTGACAAGGCATAG
- a CDS encoding acyl-CoA dehydrogenase family protein: protein MHFDLTSEQKMLQKMIREFADEVVAPGAEQRDKEKRFPIEIMKQLGELELMGLPFPEEFGGAGADTISFAIVTEELSRACASTGITYSAHISLGGAPLHLFGTKQQKEAYLTKICSGESIGAFGLTEPQAGSDAGGTKTQAVLQNGQYVINGSKCFITNASYATFLALTAVTDKTKGTKGITALLVPTDAPGFKVVDRYEKLGLHASNTTELVLEDVVVPQEAILGKEGEGFKQFLITLDGGRIGIGAMSVGIAQAAFNRALQYAKERKAFGSSLSHFQMIQQKLADMATQIELARTLVYKAAWLKDQGRKFTQEAAMAKLYASEIAMSATHQAIQIHGGYGYMKDYQVERYFRDARLLEIGEGTSEILRMVIAREISK, encoded by the coding sequence ATGCATTTTGATCTTACATCAGAACAGAAGATGTTGCAGAAAATGATTCGGGAATTTGCGGATGAAGTAGTCGCACCAGGGGCGGAGCAACGCGATAAGGAAAAGCGGTTTCCAATTGAGATTATGAAACAACTAGGGGAATTGGAATTGATGGGATTGCCATTTCCTGAAGAGTTTGGTGGAGCTGGAGCGGATACGATAAGCTTTGCGATTGTCACGGAGGAGCTTAGTCGTGCTTGTGCTTCTACAGGTATTACGTATTCAGCCCATATATCCTTAGGCGGAGCCCCCTTGCATTTATTTGGAACAAAGCAACAAAAAGAAGCCTATTTAACAAAAATCTGTAGTGGGGAGAGTATAGGAGCATTTGGGTTAACAGAACCGCAGGCAGGCTCTGATGCAGGTGGTACCAAAACGCAGGCAGTATTACAGAATGGACAATACGTTATTAACGGTTCGAAATGCTTTATCACGAATGCTTCCTATGCTACGTTTCTTGCTTTAACTGCTGTAACCGATAAAACGAAGGGTACGAAAGGAATCACAGCTCTTTTAGTCCCGACAGATGCCCCGGGATTTAAGGTAGTAGATCGCTATGAAAAACTAGGATTACATGCTTCGAATACTACAGAGTTAGTCTTAGAAGACGTTGTAGTCCCCCAAGAGGCAATCTTAGGCAAAGAGGGAGAGGGCTTCAAACAATTTTTAATCACATTGGATGGTGGTCGCATTGGTATTGGTGCCATGTCAGTTGGAATAGCACAGGCAGCTTTTAATCGCGCCTTACAGTATGCCAAAGAAAGGAAAGCCTTTGGTTCTAGCTTGTCGCATTTCCAAATGATTCAGCAGAAGTTGGCGGATATGGCAACTCAGATCGAATTAGCTCGTACTTTGGTTTACAAAGCAGCGTGGCTTAAAGATCAAGGACGAAAATTCACCCAAGAAGCGGCGATGGCTAAGCTGTATGCTTCGGAGATCGCAATGTCTGCGACTCATCAGGCTATTCAGATTCATGGAGGATACGGCTATATGAAGGATTATCAGGTGGAACGTTATTTCCGAGATGCACGTCTGCTAGAAATCGGTGAAGGTACTTCAGAAATTCTGCGAATGGTAATTGCACGTGAAATCAGTAAATAA
- a CDS encoding helix-turn-helix transcriptional regulator — MTKRQEQILQIVKDEGPITGENIAEHLNLTRATLRPDLSILTMSGYLDARPRVGYFYAGRPTSSVIAERLHKLIVNDYKAVPIVVAESASVYDAIVTLFLEDVGTLFVVNQKGLLAGVVSRKDLLRASLGNKGLESIPVSIIMTRMPNIVTCTPEETLLDTAQKLIEFQIDSLPVVRPNEEDPKTFELLGRITKTTISRAFVELGKETNV; from the coding sequence TTGACCAAACGCCAAGAACAAATTTTGCAAATTGTAAAAGATGAAGGTCCAATTACAGGTGAGAATATTGCCGAACACTTGAATCTTACAAGGGCTACTCTTCGACCTGATTTATCCATTCTTACTATGTCGGGTTATTTAGATGCAAGACCGAGGGTTGGCTATTTTTATGCAGGTCGTCCTACATCGTCGGTAATTGCAGAACGATTGCACAAGCTAATAGTAAATGATTATAAAGCAGTGCCTATCGTCGTGGCTGAATCAGCGTCGGTGTATGATGCAATTGTGACATTATTCTTAGAGGATGTAGGTACATTGTTTGTTGTCAATCAAAAAGGTTTGTTAGCTGGTGTAGTGTCCCGAAAGGATTTACTCCGGGCTTCATTAGGTAACAAGGGATTGGAGAGCATTCCTGTCAGCATTATCATGACAAGAATGCCCAACATCGTCACGTGCACTCCAGAAGAAACTCTTCTGGATACCGCGCAAAAATTGATTGAATTCCAAATTGATTCACTGCCGGTCGTACGCCCCAACGAAGAAGATCCAAAAACCTTTGAATTGTTGGGCAGGATTACCAAAACAACAATTTCTAGAGCTTTTGTGGAGCTTGGCAAAGAGACGAATGTGTAG
- a CDS encoding YqzL family protein, protein MLRNFSWSYFASTGDIHAYLLYKEHHEARNDADDAGSLDQALLEQGDSQVCL, encoded by the coding sequence ATGCTTCGCAACTTTTCTTGGAGTTATTTTGCTTCAACCGGTGATATCCACGCTTACCTTCTTTATAAGGAACATCATGAAGCACGAAACGATGCAGATGATGCAGGATCACTGGATCAAGCCCTATTGGAACAGGGTGATTCTCAGGTATGCTTGTAA
- the dnaG gene encoding DNA primase produces the protein MAQSTPEEFVNQVRAAVDIVDVVGEYVQLKKRGRAYLGLCPFHSEKTPSFNVNAERQFYHCFGCHAGGDVFSFVMQVEQLSFPEALQKLADRVGLTPPAPLTHEDNPMQSAKAKMYEAYRFVAKLYHYVLTSTPYGSEALRYLENRGFTRTTIDEYMIGFAPESWDFVKDNLVKRNFPLELMVEAGLLSSNDRGRVYDKFRKRVIFPIQDSQGEVIGFGGRSIDGSEPKYLNSPETLLFNKSRTIFNLHRARSQIRKRNQAILFEGYADVIAAWQAGISNGIATLGTAFTEQQAHLIRRNTDQVILCYDGDFAGQEATAKAIDQLQKAGCTVRIAPLPQGSDPDDYIRQYGAEQFSQQVLLQAMPVTSFQLKHLRSKTVIQDEADKAEYVRQALEFIVTLPNAIERDMYERKLSEEYSLSLDAVKTEAKKLYKQQKLMNQRDKVTAPWNNSINNGKFMVTKAPAHENAERMLLYYMMRDPEIALRVQQECNADFQVDEHSALAAYLYAYYAEGHPADPGAFIHYVEDEKCKQLASGLAMMECREDVSDKEIEDYIKQVNNYPVRAELQKLREQQKQLNLQAGSTIDEEQRKKLIIEAALLGMKIAELENALREG, from the coding sequence ATGGCTCAATCTACACCCGAAGAGTTCGTCAACCAGGTTCGAGCAGCTGTTGACATCGTAGACGTGGTGGGAGAATACGTACAACTGAAGAAGAGGGGGCGCGCCTATCTAGGCTTGTGTCCGTTTCATTCGGAAAAAACCCCCTCCTTTAATGTGAACGCGGAGCGACAGTTTTATCATTGCTTCGGGTGTCATGCAGGTGGTGACGTATTCTCTTTCGTTATGCAAGTCGAACAGCTGTCGTTTCCCGAGGCCTTGCAAAAACTTGCAGACCGGGTGGGATTAACCCCGCCAGCTCCCCTCACTCACGAAGATAATCCGATGCAGAGCGCGAAGGCGAAAATGTATGAAGCCTACCGTTTTGTGGCGAAACTATATCATTATGTTTTAACGTCCACTCCCTATGGATCGGAAGCTCTTCGCTATTTGGAGAATCGAGGCTTTACTAGGACGACAATTGACGAATACATGATTGGGTTTGCTCCAGAATCATGGGATTTCGTTAAGGATAACCTTGTAAAGCGTAACTTTCCGTTAGAGCTAATGGTCGAAGCAGGATTGCTATCCTCCAATGATCGTGGAAGAGTGTATGACAAATTTCGCAAGAGAGTTATCTTTCCGATTCAGGATTCACAGGGAGAGGTTATCGGATTTGGAGGAAGGTCTATAGACGGCTCGGAACCCAAGTATTTAAATAGTCCAGAAACGCTCCTATTTAACAAAAGTCGCACTATATTTAACTTGCATCGCGCAAGAAGCCAAATACGTAAACGAAACCAGGCAATCCTTTTTGAAGGGTATGCAGATGTAATTGCTGCGTGGCAGGCTGGCATTAGTAACGGAATCGCTACGCTAGGAACCGCTTTTACGGAGCAACAAGCCCATCTGATCAGAAGAAATACAGATCAGGTAATCCTATGCTACGACGGCGACTTTGCCGGACAGGAGGCTACGGCAAAAGCGATTGACCAATTACAAAAAGCTGGTTGTACGGTGCGAATTGCTCCACTCCCCCAGGGTAGTGACCCTGATGATTATATACGGCAGTATGGCGCTGAACAATTTTCCCAGCAGGTATTATTACAAGCTATGCCGGTGACGTCCTTTCAATTGAAACATTTGCGGAGTAAAACTGTAATACAAGACGAAGCGGATAAGGCTGAGTATGTAAGACAGGCACTGGAATTCATCGTTACACTCCCGAATGCGATCGAGCGGGATATGTATGAACGGAAACTGTCTGAAGAGTATTCTCTATCCCTTGATGCTGTAAAGACAGAAGCAAAAAAGCTGTACAAGCAACAAAAATTAATGAATCAAAGGGATAAAGTTACAGCACCATGGAATAATAGTATAAATAATGGCAAATTTATGGTTACAAAAGCACCTGCACACGAAAATGCAGAACGAATGTTGCTATACTATATGATGCGTGATCCGGAAATTGCTTTACGTGTGCAACAGGAATGTAACGCAGATTTCCAAGTGGACGAACACAGTGCTCTAGCCGCTTACTTGTATGCTTATTATGCAGAGGGGCATCCGGCAGATCCTGGAGCCTTTATACACTATGTTGAAGATGAGAAGTGCAAGCAATTAGCCTCGGGATTAGCCATGATGGAATGCAGAGAAGATGTATCTGATAAGGAAATTGAAGACTACATCAAGCAGGTGAACAATTACCCTGTTCGCGCGGAACTACAAAAGCTACGTGAACAACAAAAGCAACTAAATTTGCAAGCGGGAAGCACCATAGATGAGGAGCAGCGTAAAAAGCTTATTATTGAAGCCGCTTTACTAGGGATGAAGATCGCCGAATTGGAAAATGCTTTGAGGGAAGGGTAG
- a CDS encoding membrane protein → MDDQRRKIIITEIENWRRNHLLPEHYCIFLLNLYTEGKHAPNQEEPITKKRFFLFPNRKARMDKLYNQQAFLQSARTPIQGSGKEAQILSVKLMGGIFFIGLVIAVMLLLAFYFNAFSIPMQMSILVFSWILAYVLAFVFKRKIPLLSYFFLLVTILIAITSLYYFGEKWKISQVTYLWWLLLIAGYSFLHGLLFRYSLLILAGLIGIGILYGTAMLTRMGEFFSWTNIELYWVPLSFLMIGLGYLFHVRHQQLAYTLVVSGLLYFFGPEISSLWVPEASREIMQIILGSKVLLSGLLLTITRHYWLEWLRR, encoded by the coding sequence TTGGATGATCAACGTAGAAAAATCATTATTACAGAGATTGAAAATTGGCGACGTAATCATTTACTGCCAGAACATTATTGCATTTTTCTGTTAAATCTCTATACAGAAGGCAAGCATGCTCCGAATCAAGAGGAGCCCATCACAAAAAAACGTTTCTTCCTTTTTCCCAACAGAAAAGCAAGAATGGATAAGCTTTATAATCAGCAAGCCTTTCTACAAAGTGCAAGGACTCCAATTCAAGGGAGCGGTAAAGAAGCACAAATCCTTTCCGTAAAATTAATGGGAGGAATATTTTTTATAGGACTTGTAATCGCTGTCATGCTTTTACTTGCTTTTTATTTTAACGCTTTTAGTATTCCAATGCAAATGAGCATTTTGGTGTTCAGTTGGATACTTGCTTACGTCCTAGCTTTTGTATTTAAGCGAAAAATACCGTTATTATCCTATTTTTTCTTACTTGTTACGATCCTTATTGCTATAACTAGTCTCTACTATTTTGGGGAAAAATGGAAAATAAGTCAAGTTACATATTTATGGTGGCTTCTTTTAATTGCCGGGTATTCTTTTTTACATGGTTTACTATTTCGTTATTCGTTGTTGATATTAGCTGGACTAATAGGTATAGGTATTTTATATGGAACAGCCATGCTAACGCGTATGGGGGAATTTTTTAGTTGGACAAATATAGAATTATATTGGGTACCTTTATCTTTCCTGATGATTGGATTAGGATATTTGTTCCATGTTCGTCATCAGCAGCTTGCTTATACACTTGTGGTAAGTGGATTACTGTACTTTTTTGGTCCAGAGATTAGTTCATTGTGGGTACCCGAAGCGTCACGAGAGATAATGCAAATTATATTGGGTAGTAAGGTTTTACTGAGTGGATTATTGCTAACCATTACTCGTCACTACTGGCTTGAATGGCTTCGAAGATAG
- the rpoD gene encoding RNA polymerase sigma factor RpoD, producing the protein MNKQNLTSDMETLSVDQVKEQLVELGKKKGSLTFKEITNRLSNFDQDSDQMDEFFEFLGDQGIDVNNDNEEDEEADAMMIKDDEQEGFEYDDLSVPPGIKINDPVRMYLKEIGRVPLLSAEEEIKLAQRIEQGDEEAKRRLAEANLRLVVSIAKRYVGRGMLFLDLIQEGNMGLIKAVEKFDYQKGYKFSTYATWWIRQAITRAIADQARTIRIPVHMVETINKLIRVSRQLLQELGREPAPEEIAEKMDLTPEKVREIMKIAQEPVSLETPIGEEDDSHLGDFIEDQEALAPSDAAAYELLKEQLEDVLDTLTDREENVLRLRFGLDDGRTRTLEEVGKVFGVTRERIRQIEAKALRKLRHPSRSKRLKDFLE; encoded by the coding sequence ATGAACAAGCAAAACTTGACATCAGACATGGAGACCCTGTCGGTGGATCAGGTGAAAGAACAATTAGTGGAATTAGGTAAGAAGAAGGGAAGCTTGACTTTCAAAGAAATTACAAATCGTCTATCTAACTTTGATCAGGATTCTGATCAGATGGATGAGTTCTTCGAGTTCCTAGGAGATCAAGGCATCGATGTCAATAATGATAATGAAGAAGACGAAGAAGCAGATGCTATGATGATCAAGGATGATGAGCAGGAAGGGTTTGAATATGATGACCTGTCTGTGCCGCCAGGAATCAAAATTAATGATCCTGTGCGTATGTACTTAAAAGAAATTGGGCGTGTTCCTCTACTTTCCGCTGAAGAGGAGATTAAACTTGCGCAACGCATTGAACAAGGCGATGAAGAAGCAAAACGCCGATTGGCTGAAGCTAACTTACGTCTCGTTGTAAGCATAGCAAAACGCTATGTGGGTCGTGGTATGCTATTCCTAGACCTGATCCAGGAAGGTAATATGGGTCTTATTAAGGCCGTTGAGAAGTTTGACTACCAAAAAGGATACAAGTTTAGTACCTATGCAACCTGGTGGATTCGACAAGCGATCACTCGTGCTATTGCTGACCAAGCCAGAACCATCCGTATTCCAGTGCATATGGTTGAGACGATTAATAAGCTAATCCGAGTTTCTCGCCAATTACTACAAGAATTGGGACGTGAACCTGCTCCTGAAGAGATTGCTGAAAAGATGGATCTAACTCCTGAAAAAGTACGTGAAATCATGAAGATTGCTCAGGAGCCTGTATCATTAGAAACACCGATCGGGGAAGAAGATGATTCCCATCTAGGTGATTTTATTGAGGATCAGGAAGCGCTAGCTCCTTCTGACGCTGCTGCGTATGAGCTGTTGAAAGAACAATTAGAAGATGTGTTAGATACATTAACAGATCGTGAAGAAAACGTACTGCGTCTTCGTTTCGGATTAGATGACGGTCGGACGAGAACGCTTGAGGAAGTAGGAAAAGTTTTCGGGGTAACTCGTGAGCGTATTCGTCAAATTGAGGCGAAAGCCCTACGTAAATTAAGACATCCTTCACGTAGTAAACGTTTAAAAGATTTTTTGGAATAG